Part of the Kitasatospora sp. NBC_00374 genome is shown below.
TGGCCCGCCGGCTCGCCGCCCGCACGGTGGCGGCCGGCACCGGCGCCGATCGTCAGCGGGCCGCCTTCGCGTGCCGGGGTTCGCTCGCCGACGTCGTCGCGGAGCTCGCGGCGGTGACCGTCGGCCAGTCCGCGTCCCCTGGCCGGTCGGCCACCCGGGGCCCGGCGACCGGAGGGAGGCGAGGAGGTCGTGCCGGAGGAACCGCAACCGCTCCGGGAAGGGCGTGACGAGACCCCGGAGGAGCGGGCGGACCGCCTGTGGGGGGAGCTCCTGCAGGAGGTGCGGATCGCGCAGACCGGTGCGCAGATCATGTTCGGGTTCCTGCTGACGGTCGCCTTCACCGAGCGGTTCGCCACCCTGCACGGCTTCGACCGCGGCCTGTACGTGGCCGTGGTGACCCTCGGCGCGATCGCCACCGGCACCCTGATCGCCCCGGTCTCCTACCACCGGGTCCTCGCCGGGCGGCATCTCAAGCCGACCATGGTGGCAGCGGCGGGGCGGCTGGTCTCGCTCGGGGTGGCCCTGCTGGCGGTCACCGTCGGGATGGCCCTGCTCCTGCTGCTCAAGGTGGCGGGGCTCGGGTGGGCGGCCTGGCTGATCGCGGCCGTGGTGATGTCCTGGTTCGGTGTGTGCTGGCTGCTGCTGCCGGCCATGCTGCGCCGCCGCGGCAACGGCCGCCGGTGAGGTGGTGCGGTCGGCCCGGTTCGGCGGCGGATCAGCCGGCGGCGGGGCCGATGCCCGTGACCCGGGACGGGGCGCCGGACCTGCCGATCAGCGCGGCGGCGGCGAGTACGACCCCGCCGGCCACGGTCAGCAGGGTGACCCGGCGGCGTCTGAAGCCGGGCCGGGGCTGCTCGTACTGTCGCGGGAACGTCATGGGGATCCTCCGAATCGAGAGTGTTCTGATCGGCGACAACCACCGTCGGCCAGGGCCGACAACGATGATCGTATGAGCTGTTCGAGCCCCGGGAGCGGGCCGACGGCCCGCCTAAGGAAGCCCTAAGGTTCTCCTCACCCCAGCCTTCGGCTCGGCCCGCGAAACGCTCGGAGGGGAGTGGACGGACCATCGACCCCTCGAACGCGGATTCGAGATGCGGTCCGGCGATCGACTGTGGCAGGCTGCCGTGATCACATCGAAGATCATCGGAGTCCACCGCACCATGTCCGCGCCGCAGCGTCGCATCCTTCCCGCCACCGCCGCCCTCACCGGGGTCCTGCTGCTCACCGCCCTGGCCGGGTGCGCGAGCTCCCCCGCGACCACTTCGGCCCCTGCCACCCCGGTCCCGCCCTCGACGGCCTCCACCGCGTCCGCGTCCGCCGCGCCGACGGCTGCCGTGGACCCCGCCGCGTTCGAGACGCTCTCCGCGCTCGTCAAGGCGCCGGGAAAGCCCTATGCCGCGACGATGAAGGCCGAGACCACGATCGGTGGCGAGTCGACGGTCATGATGACCGGACGGCTGAACATCAACGGTCCGGCCACCGGGCGCCTGCACATCGAGACGGCGGACGACGGCGCCGGGCGGACGCTCTCCATGGACAGTGTCGTGGTCGCCGACGCCATGTACGGCAAGGGTGTCCCCGGCACCACCGGCTGGGTGAAACTCCCGCGCTCCGCGGAGGCCCCGGTCGCCGACTACGCCGGCTACGCCAAGCTGATCGCCGCCGGCGGCCCGGCCTCGCTGAAGGGCGTCGAGCAGCAGGCGGGCGGCCCGGTCTACCACCTCTCCGGGCCACTGACCACGGAGCAGATCACGACGATCGACGCCCGGACCGCCAAGTCCATGGGCACCAAGGGCATGACGTCCTTCCAGTGCGACCTCTGGCTCGACGGTGAGAGCCGCGCCGTCCGCTTCGAGCAGCGCGGCGAGCTGCGGGGCGTCGCCTTCGTCAACTCCGCCGTCTTCAGCGAGTTCGGCCCCACCGAGACGGTGAGCGCCCCCACCGACTGACCGGTCACCCGCCCCCGCGTCTGGCCGCCACCAGGTCGCGGTCGGGCGCGGTCACGGGTTCGAAACCCGCCTCGGCCAGTTCGTCCCCGAGCACGGCGGGGGCGACCGGCCAGAGGTCGAATCCCTCCCGTGCCTCCCGCAGCAGCACGCCGTCCCGCTCGACGCGGTAGGCGAAGCAGAGCCGCACGATGCCGCGGTCCGGGGTACTGGTGACCTGCGCGCAGTAGC
Proteins encoded:
- a CDS encoding DUF6328 family protein, with the protein product MPEEPQPLREGRDETPEERADRLWGELLQEVRIAQTGAQIMFGFLLTVAFTERFATLHGFDRGLYVAVVTLGAIATGTLIAPVSYHRVLAGRHLKPTMVAAAGRLVSLGVALLAVTVGMALLLLLKVAGLGWAAWLIAAVVMSWFGVCWLLLPAMLRRRGNGRR